The proteins below come from a single Streptomyces sp. M92 genomic window:
- a CDS encoding maleylpyruvate isomerase family mycothiol-dependent enzyme — MYPGMYPGMEFTRLLDCLAADYDRLRAVVESGADAPVPTCPGWTVADLTRHVGEVYLHKTVAMREGVEPEPWPPEEFADEEPTVLLDRGYTALRAEFATRAPEDAAASWYRPDQSVGFWIRRMAQETVVHRVDAELATGQPVAPVPGDLAVDGIDELLKVFAAYAVAEWGEYFTDILAGSPGHTVLVRAGDAAWRVRTGPGEFTVTDGAGGGEADVTLTGSPEAVLRRLWNRDGNGDGNAGVVVEGSPEAVEELRRCIVMATQ; from the coding sequence ATGTATCCCGGCATGTATCCCGGCATGGAGTTCACTCGCCTTCTCGACTGCCTCGCGGCCGACTACGACCGGCTGCGGGCGGTCGTCGAATCCGGCGCCGACGCACCGGTGCCCACCTGTCCCGGCTGGACCGTCGCCGATCTGACCCGCCACGTCGGCGAGGTCTACCTGCACAAGACCGTGGCCATGCGGGAGGGTGTCGAGCCCGAGCCGTGGCCCCCTGAGGAGTTCGCCGACGAGGAGCCGACGGTGCTGCTCGACCGGGGGTACACCGCGCTGCGCGCCGAGTTCGCCACCCGCGCTCCCGAGGACGCGGCCGCCTCCTGGTACCGGCCCGACCAGAGCGTCGGTTTCTGGATCCGCCGGATGGCCCAGGAGACCGTCGTCCACCGCGTCGACGCCGAACTCGCCACCGGGCAGCCCGTCGCACCCGTCCCCGGAGACCTCGCCGTGGACGGGATCGACGAACTGCTGAAGGTCTTCGCCGCGTACGCCGTCGCCGAGTGGGGCGAGTACTTCACCGACATCCTCGCCGGTTCGCCCGGGCACACGGTCCTGGTGCGGGCCGGTGACGCGGCGTGGCGGGTGAGGACCGGTCCGGGGGAGTTCACCGTGACGGACGGTGCCGGGGGCGGCGAGGCCGACGTGACGCTGACCGGTTCGCCGGAGGCCGTGCTGCGGCGGCTGTGGAACCGGGACGGGAACGGGGACGGGAACGCGGGAGTGGTCGTCGAGGGTTCTCCCGAGGCGGTCGAGGAGCTGCGGCGCTGCATCGTCATGGCGACCCAGTGA
- a CDS encoding fructosamine kinase family protein has translation MRPLTSPSAVAARFTGRPATGERPLSGSLTEVTLDDGRTVMVKRGDGTAAARAEAAGLRWLAAAGTVRIPVVHGDDERWLVTDRVAQGRATAGAADRFGRDLAALHAAGAPAFGAAPPGGPEEAFIGLARMRNATGNDWPRWYAEHRVLPYLREAVDAGTVRPSEAADVELVCERLPDLAGPPEPPARLHGDLWSGNVLWGAEGQVHLIDPAAHGGHRETDLAMLRLFGCPHLERILAAYDEAAPLADGWSGRVGVHQLFPLLVHAVLFGRGYAEQALTVARAALRSAG, from the coding sequence GTGCGCCCCCTCACCTCGCCCTCGGCCGTCGCCGCCCGGTTCACCGGCAGGCCGGCGACCGGTGAACGCCCGTTGTCCGGTTCGCTCACCGAGGTCACCCTCGACGACGGGCGCACGGTGATGGTCAAGCGCGGCGACGGTACGGCAGCGGCGCGGGCCGAGGCGGCGGGGCTGCGCTGGCTGGCGGCCGCCGGGACGGTACGGATTCCGGTGGTGCACGGCGACGACGAGCGGTGGCTGGTCACGGATCGCGTGGCGCAGGGCCGGGCGACCGCAGGGGCGGCGGACCGGTTCGGCCGGGACCTGGCCGCCCTGCACGCCGCCGGGGCGCCCGCGTTCGGCGCCGCGCCGCCCGGCGGACCCGAGGAGGCGTTCATCGGGCTCGCCCGGATGCGCAACGCCACGGGGAACGACTGGCCGCGCTGGTACGCCGAGCACCGGGTGCTGCCGTATCTGCGGGAGGCCGTCGACGCCGGGACCGTCCGGCCGTCCGAGGCGGCCGACGTCGAGCTGGTCTGCGAGCGGCTGCCCGACCTGGCGGGGCCGCCGGAGCCGCCCGCCAGGCTGCACGGCGACCTGTGGAGCGGGAACGTGCTGTGGGGCGCCGAGGGGCAGGTGCACCTGATCGACCCGGCGGCGCACGGCGGCCACCGGGAGACCGACCTGGCGATGCTGCGCCTCTTCGGCTGCCCGCACCTGGAGCGGATCCTGGCCGCCTACGACGAGGCGGCGCCGCTCGCCGACGGCTGGTCCGGCCGCGTCGGCGTGCACCAGCTCTTCCCGCTGCTGGTGCACGCCGTGCTGTTCGGCCGGGGCTACGCCGAGCAGGCCCTGACGGTGGCCCGGGCGGCGCTGCGCTCGGCCGGGTGA
- a CDS encoding catalase, with the protein MTDVSSQGPASGDDRKVLTNRQGHPVYDNQNQRTVGARGPATLENYQFLEKISHFDRERIPERVVHARGVTAYGYFEAYGAWGDEPIDRYTRAKLFQERGKRTDLAVRFSTVIGGRDSAETARDPRGFAVKFYTEDGNWDLVGNNLAVFFIRDAIKFPDVIHALKPDPVTFEQQPRRIFDFMSQTPECMHMLVNLFSPRGIPADYRHQQGFGVNTYKWVNAAGETKLVKYHWMPKQGVRSMTEEDAANVQAQNLGHATKDLYDAVTRGDYPEWELLVQMMDDHDHPELDFDPLDDTKTWPEQEFPARPVGRMVLDRMPDNYFAENEQISFGTGVLVDGLDFSDDKMLVGRTFSYSDTQRYRVGPNYLQLPVNQAKNADVRTNQRDGLMAYHQDGGGENPIVNYEPSITGGLREAEYPTHDEQGPEVRGRLTRKRIPRTNDYMQAGQRYLLLEEWERDDLVANFVNLLSQCDRPVQERMVWHFLLVENDLGLRVGEGIGISPQDVKHLEPLASQDLTDEDRERLANLGKNPPRDVEGLTMTHCVPNERHVVTR; encoded by the coding sequence ATGACGGACGTATCGAGCCAGGGCCCCGCCTCCGGCGACGACCGCAAGGTGCTCACCAACCGCCAGGGGCACCCCGTCTACGACAACCAGAACCAGCGCACGGTCGGCGCCCGCGGCCCCGCCACGCTGGAGAACTACCAGTTCCTGGAGAAGATCAGCCACTTCGACCGCGAGCGCATCCCCGAGCGCGTCGTGCACGCCCGCGGGGTGACCGCCTACGGCTACTTCGAGGCGTACGGGGCCTGGGGCGACGAGCCCATCGACCGCTACACCCGGGCCAAGCTCTTCCAGGAGCGGGGCAAGCGCACCGACCTCGCCGTCCGGTTCTCCACCGTCATCGGCGGACGCGACTCGGCCGAGACCGCCCGCGACCCCCGGGGTTTCGCGGTGAAGTTCTACACCGAGGACGGCAACTGGGACCTCGTCGGCAACAACCTCGCCGTCTTCTTCATCCGCGACGCGATCAAGTTCCCGGACGTCATCCACGCGCTCAAGCCGGACCCGGTCACCTTCGAGCAGCAGCCCCGGCGCATCTTCGACTTCATGTCGCAGACGCCCGAGTGCATGCACATGCTGGTCAACCTGTTCAGCCCGCGCGGCATCCCGGCGGACTACCGCCACCAGCAGGGCTTCGGCGTCAACACCTACAAGTGGGTCAACGCCGCCGGTGAGACCAAGCTCGTCAAGTACCACTGGATGCCCAAGCAGGGAGTCCGCAGCATGACCGAGGAGGACGCCGCCAACGTCCAGGCACAGAACCTCGGCCACGCCACCAAGGACCTCTACGACGCCGTGACCCGCGGCGACTATCCGGAGTGGGAACTGCTCGTCCAGATGATGGACGACCACGACCACCCGGAGTTGGACTTCGACCCGCTCGACGACACCAAGACCTGGCCCGAGCAGGAGTTCCCGGCCAGGCCGGTCGGCCGGATGGTGCTCGACCGGATGCCGGACAACTACTTCGCCGAGAACGAGCAGATCTCCTTCGGCACCGGCGTCCTCGTCGACGGGCTGGACTTCTCCGACGACAAGATGCTGGTCGGCCGCACCTTCTCGTACAGCGACACCCAGCGCTACCGGGTCGGCCCGAACTACCTCCAGCTGCCCGTCAACCAGGCCAAGAACGCCGACGTGCGCACCAACCAGCGCGACGGACTGATGGCCTACCACCAGGACGGCGGCGGCGAGAACCCGATCGTCAACTACGAGCCGTCCATCACCGGCGGCCTGCGCGAGGCCGAGTACCCGACCCACGACGAGCAGGGCCCGGAGGTCCGGGGGCGGCTCACCCGCAAGCGCATCCCCCGCACCAACGACTACATGCAGGCCGGGCAGCGGTACCTGCTGCTGGAGGAGTGGGAGCGCGACGACCTGGTGGCGAACTTCGTCAACCTGCTCTCCCAGTGCGACCGGCCGGTGCAGGAGCGCATGGTGTGGCACTTCCTGCTGGTCGAGAACGACCTCGGGCTGCGGGTCGGCGAAGGCATCGGCATCAGCCCGCAGGACGTCAAGCACCTGGAGCCGCTGGCGAGCCAGGACCTCACCGACGAGGACCGCGAACGGCTGGCCAACCTCGGCAAGAACCCGCCGCGCGACGTCGAGGGCCTGACCATGACCCACTGCGTCCCGAACGAGCGGCACGTCGTCACGCGCTGA
- a CDS encoding TetR family transcriptional regulator has translation MTATKPSPASGDRRQRKALRTRDALATAACDLILERGSAATTVEAIAERADVTRRTFSRYFAGKEDAALDFVRRDGDRINALLRSRPAGEPPLLAYRRAVRDWLTDRDDPAWHVRPRMRRLLALADSEPGLFAAYQRIRVDAQEESIRIVADRLGTDDARDVRPAAVVDAAAGVLIAAMRLWARGDGRDSGAADLAALVERAYDALTSEAAAATPDSTPEE, from the coding sequence ATGACGGCGACGAAGCCCTCCCCCGCCTCCGGCGACCGGCGGCAGCGCAAGGCGCTGCGGACCCGCGACGCGCTGGCCACCGCCGCCTGCGACCTGATCCTGGAACGCGGGTCGGCGGCCACCACGGTGGAGGCCATCGCCGAGCGCGCGGACGTCACGCGCCGCACGTTCAGCCGGTACTTCGCCGGCAAGGAGGACGCGGCCCTCGACTTCGTCCGGCGGGACGGCGACCGCATCAACGCGTTGCTGCGGTCCCGCCCCGCGGGCGAGCCGCCCCTGCTCGCCTACCGCAGGGCCGTGCGCGACTGGCTGACCGACCGGGACGACCCGGCCTGGCACGTGCGTCCCCGGATGCGCCGGCTGCTGGCCCTGGCCGACAGCGAGCCCGGCCTGTTCGCCGCCTACCAGCGCATCCGGGTCGACGCCCAGGAGGAGTCGATCCGGATCGTCGCCGACCGGCTCGGCACCGACGACGCCCGGGACGTGCGCCCGGCAGCCGTCGTCGACGCCGCCGCCGGAGTCCTGATCGCCGCCATGCGCCTGTGGGCGCGGGGCGACGGGCGGGACTCGGGAGCCGCAGACCTCGCCGCCCTCGTGGAGCGGGCCTACGACGCCCTGACCTCGGAGGCCGCGGCCGCGACCCCCGACAGCACCCCGGAAGAATGA
- a CDS encoding SDR family NAD(P)-dependent oxidoreductase, which translates to MSTTGATPATTPTTVPPAEFTGRTALVTGAASGIGLATARRLGSAGAKVVVADHNAEGAEKAAAELRAEGVEAAAVELDVTVPESVESAVRFAVDTFGTLDLAVNNAGIGGPSAPTGEYDVDAYQRVVRTNLDGVFYSMRYELPAMEAAGRGGAVVNVASILGSVGFAGSPAYVAAKHGVVGLTKAAAAEYAAQGIRVNAVGPGFIDTPLLKTMDEAAYDGLVALHPAGRLGRSEEVAELIAFLLSDRASFVAGSYHLVDGAYTAV; encoded by the coding sequence ATGAGCACCACCGGCGCCACCCCCGCCACCACCCCCACCACCGTCCCGCCCGCGGAGTTCACCGGGCGGACCGCCCTGGTCACCGGCGCCGCCTCCGGCATCGGCCTGGCCACCGCCCGCCGCCTCGGCTCCGCCGGAGCGAAGGTCGTCGTCGCCGACCACAACGCGGAGGGCGCCGAGAAGGCCGCCGCCGAGCTGCGGGCCGAGGGCGTCGAGGCCGCCGCCGTCGAGCTGGACGTGACCGTCCCCGAGTCCGTCGAGTCCGCCGTGCGGTTCGCCGTCGACACCTTCGGCACCCTGGACCTCGCCGTGAACAACGCCGGGATCGGCGGTCCCAGCGCCCCGACCGGCGAGTACGACGTGGACGCTTACCAGCGCGTCGTGCGCACCAACCTCGACGGCGTCTTCTACTCGATGCGCTACGAACTGCCCGCCATGGAGGCGGCCGGCCGGGGCGGCGCCGTCGTCAACGTCGCCTCCATCCTCGGCTCGGTCGGCTTCGCCGGCTCCCCCGCCTACGTCGCCGCCAAGCACGGCGTGGTCGGGCTGACCAAGGCCGCCGCGGCCGAGTACGCCGCCCAGGGCATCCGGGTGAACGCGGTCGGCCCGGGCTTCATCGACACCCCGCTGCTGAAGACCATGGACGAGGCCGCCTACGACGGCCTGGTCGCCCTGCACCCGGCCGGCCGGCTCGGGCGCTCCGAGGAGGTCGCCGAGCTGATCGCCTTCCTGCTGTCGGACCGGGCGTCGTTCGTGGCCGGCAGCTACCACCTGGTCGACGGCGCCTACACCGCCGTCTGA
- a CDS encoding NAD(P)-dependent alcohol dehydrogenase has translation MKALQYRTIGAPPEVVTVPDPEPGPGQVLLKVTAAGVCHSDIAVMGWPAEGFPYELPLTLGHEGVGTVAALGAGVSGLDEGTAVAVYGPWGCGTCAKCAEGKENYCLRAGELGIHPPGLGRPGSMAEYLLVDDPRHLVPLDGLDPVAAVPLTDAGLTPYHAVKRSLPKLVPGSTAVVIGAGGLGHVAIQLLRALTSARVVALDVSQDKLRLAREVGAHETVLSDAKAADAVRELTGGLGAEAVFDFVGVAPTVKTAGAVAAVEGDVTLVGIGGGSIPVGFGLLPFEVSVNAPYWGSRSELIEVLDLARSGAVSVHTETYSLDDAPLAYERLHEGKVNGRAVILPHG, from the coding sequence ATGAAGGCACTGCAGTACCGCACCATCGGGGCGCCGCCCGAGGTGGTGACGGTCCCCGACCCGGAGCCCGGCCCCGGCCAGGTGCTGCTGAAGGTCACCGCCGCCGGCGTGTGCCACTCCGACATCGCGGTGATGGGCTGGCCCGCGGAGGGCTTCCCGTACGAGCTGCCGTTGACCCTCGGCCACGAGGGTGTCGGCACGGTGGCCGCGCTCGGTGCCGGAGTGAGCGGGCTGGACGAGGGCACCGCGGTCGCCGTCTACGGTCCGTGGGGCTGCGGCACCTGCGCCAAGTGCGCCGAGGGCAAGGAGAACTACTGCCTGCGCGCCGGCGAGCTGGGCATCCACCCGCCGGGGCTCGGGCGCCCGGGGTCGATGGCCGAGTACCTGCTCGTCGACGACCCCCGGCACCTGGTGCCGCTGGACGGGCTCGACCCGGTCGCGGCGGTGCCGCTGACGGACGCGGGGCTGACGCCGTACCACGCCGTCAAGCGCTCGCTGCCCAAGCTGGTCCCCGGGTCGACCGCGGTGGTCATCGGGGCCGGCGGCCTCGGCCACGTCGCCATCCAGCTGCTGCGCGCGCTGACCTCCGCCCGGGTCGTCGCCCTCGACGTCAGCCAGGACAAACTGCGCCTGGCCCGTGAGGTGGGCGCCCACGAGACGGTGCTGTCGGACGCGAAGGCGGCGGACGCGGTGCGTGAGCTGACCGGCGGTCTCGGCGCCGAGGCCGTGTTCGACTTCGTCGGTGTGGCGCCGACGGTGAAGACGGCGGGCGCCGTCGCGGCCGTCGAGGGCGACGTCACCCTGGTCGGCATCGGCGGCGGGTCGATCCCCGTGGGCTTCGGCCTGCTGCCGTTCGAGGTGTCGGTCAACGCGCCCTACTGGGGCAGCCGCAGCGAGCTGATCGAGGTGCTGGACCTGGCCCGCTCGGGAGCCGTGTCGGTGCACACCGAGACGTACTCCCTGGACGACGCGCCGCTCGCCTACGAGCGGCTCCACGAGGGCAAGGTCAACGGCCGCGCGGTGATCCTGCCTCACGGCTGA
- a CDS encoding helix-turn-helix domain-containing protein, giving the protein MAGREEGTRQREAGAGARADWAEELLDHLRPAGRDVHKVVTWLARAAHATVSLQDGTGRLLAGTRTAPDESLVADITSGRIATAALEDRGRHLRLVRVERVHPAPAAVLAVTRETPFDRRAFDIVTHTAQVLELLLAGHESAAAGHRLRRATSDLRLAILQLLMVEDTVSARRVAAGLWPGLLDTDTACVYVVECAAGERDRLAEECLSATGDRALVVRCPAMDGHVIVLAPRDAAGRELRSLVGRLPGVFLGGSARQSLARTATAYGQAVSALAVARYRPRQAAVYAERTRPELLMDPAALYGWTAHLLRPLDALPHHTRAELLATTRLGLEFTAVSTAKILGVSRNTVRARMDRVEGLLRTDFADLAVRATVHLAMNAQAGLDQHAADGGAGRPGPARLTDLLAGPALRAWAGDLLGRLEPDARDLRRTLRTWIAAGGNAERAAQTLGVHAQTVREHVRSAEPVLERQLLAAGGDLYEVVLAHLAAGDLDEPALHGTKTDHPDSSVHG; this is encoded by the coding sequence GTGGCGGGCCGCGAGGAAGGAACACGGCAGCGGGAAGCGGGAGCCGGGGCACGCGCCGACTGGGCGGAGGAGCTGCTCGACCACCTGCGGCCCGCCGGACGCGACGTGCACAAGGTGGTGACCTGGCTCGCCAGGGCCGCGCACGCGACCGTGTCGCTGCAGGACGGCACCGGCCGCCTGCTGGCCGGCACCCGCACCGCACCGGACGAGTCGCTGGTGGCCGACATCACCTCGGGCCGGATCGCGACCGCCGCCCTGGAGGACCGCGGCCGCCATCTGCGGCTCGTCCGCGTGGAGCGGGTCCACCCGGCGCCGGCCGCCGTCCTCGCGGTGACCCGCGAGACCCCCTTCGACCGCCGTGCCTTTGACATCGTCACGCACACCGCCCAGGTGCTGGAACTGCTTCTGGCCGGACACGAGTCGGCCGCCGCCGGACACCGGCTGCGCCGCGCCACCTCCGACCTGCGCCTGGCCATCCTGCAACTGCTGATGGTGGAGGACACCGTCTCCGCCCGCCGCGTCGCCGCCGGTCTCTGGCCGGGACTCCTCGACACCGACACCGCGTGCGTGTACGTCGTGGAGTGCGCGGCGGGGGAGCGTGACCGTCTCGCCGAGGAGTGCCTGTCGGCGACCGGGGACCGGGCGCTGGTCGTACGGTGCCCGGCGATGGACGGCCATGTGATCGTCCTGGCGCCCCGCGACGCGGCCGGGCGGGAACTGCGCTCGCTCGTCGGCCGCCTCCCCGGCGTCTTCCTCGGCGGCAGCGCACGGCAGAGCCTGGCCCGCACCGCCACGGCGTACGGGCAGGCCGTCAGCGCCCTGGCCGTCGCCCGCTACCGGCCGCGGCAGGCGGCCGTGTACGCCGAGCGCACCCGTCCGGAACTCCTCATGGACCCGGCGGCCCTGTACGGCTGGACGGCCCACCTGCTGCGCCCACTCGACGCGCTCCCGCACCACACCCGCGCCGAACTGCTCGCCACCACCAGGCTCGGCCTGGAGTTCACCGCCGTCAGCACCGCGAAGATCCTCGGCGTCAGCCGCAACACGGTCCGCGCCCGGATGGACCGGGTCGAGGGGCTGCTGCGCACGGACTTCGCCGACCTGGCGGTCCGCGCGACCGTCCACCTCGCCATGAACGCACAGGCCGGCCTCGACCAGCACGCCGCCGACGGCGGCGCGGGCCGGCCCGGCCCCGCCCGTCTCACCGACCTGCTGGCCGGGCCCGCGCTGCGTGCCTGGGCCGGGGACCTGCTGGGTCGCCTGGAGCCCGACGCCCGGGACCTGCGGCGGACGCTGCGCACCTGGATCGCCGCCGGCGGCAACGCCGAGCGGGCCGCCCAGACCCTCGGTGTGCACGCGCAGACGGTGCGCGAGCACGTCCGCAGCGCCGAGCCCGTCCTGGAACGCCAACTGCTCGCCGCCGGCGGCGACCTGTACGAGGTCGTGCTCGCCCACCTGGCGGCCGGGGACCTCGACGAGCCCGCACTGCACGGGACAAAGACGGACCATCCGGACTCATCTGTGCACGGGTGA
- a CDS encoding L-threonylcarbamoyladenylate synthase: MAKYFDVHPDNPQPRSIAQVADSVRSGALIAYPTDSCYALGCRLGSRDGTERIRSIRQLDNRHHFTLVCQDFAQLGQFVQIDNDVFRAIKASTPGSYTFILPATREVPRMLQHPKKKTVGVRIPDHVVTQSLLAELGEPLLSSTLLLPGEDEPMTQGWEIKDRLDHVLDAVIDSGDCGTEPTTVVDFSGGEAEIVRRGAGDTARFE; encoded by the coding sequence ATGGCGAAGTACTTCGACGTGCACCCCGACAACCCCCAGCCGCGCAGCATCGCGCAGGTCGCCGACAGCGTCCGGTCCGGCGCGCTGATCGCGTACCCCACCGACTCCTGCTACGCGCTCGGCTGCCGGCTGGGCAGCCGTGACGGCACCGAACGCATCCGGTCGATCCGGCAGCTGGACAACCGGCACCACTTCACGCTGGTCTGCCAGGACTTCGCGCAGCTCGGTCAGTTCGTGCAGATCGACAACGACGTGTTCCGGGCGATCAAGGCGTCCACGCCCGGCAGCTACACCTTCATCCTGCCCGCGACGCGGGAGGTGCCGCGCATGCTCCAGCACCCGAAGAAGAAGACCGTGGGCGTGCGCATCCCCGACCACGTCGTCACCCAGTCCCTGCTCGCCGAACTCGGCGAGCCGCTGCTGTCCAGCACCCTGCTGCTGCCCGGCGAGGACGAGCCGATGACGCAGGGCTGGGAGATCAAGGACCGGCTCGACCACGTACTGGACGCGGTGATCGACTCGGGCGACTGCGGCACCGAGCCGACCACGGTCGTCGACTTCTCCGGCGGTGAGGCGGAGATCGTGCGACGGGGCGCGGGCGACACGGCCCGGTTCGAGTAG
- a CDS encoding dienelactone hydrolase family protein, whose protein sequence is MTAVQGTAVDVRTEDGTADAYVTHPAGGGPCPAVLLYMDAFGLRPRLREMADRLAGAGYTVLVPNVFHRNGRAPVAELPEFIDPAARPGLFRLLGPAFEALTPERAMRDADAYLRWLERFPAAADGPVALTGYCMGAGLALRTAGTYPDRVAAAAGFHGANLATEAPDSPHLVAGRITAELYFGHADQDPGLPAEQQERLTAALAGAGVRHRCEVYEGAPHGYTQADTAAYDPKAAERHWAALLDLLERTF, encoded by the coding sequence GTGACCGCCGTACAGGGAACCGCCGTCGACGTCCGCACCGAGGACGGCACCGCCGACGCCTACGTGACGCACCCCGCCGGAGGCGGTCCGTGCCCCGCCGTCCTCCTCTACATGGACGCCTTCGGGTTGCGCCCGCGGCTGCGGGAGATGGCCGACCGGCTGGCCGGCGCCGGGTACACCGTCCTGGTGCCGAACGTCTTCCACCGCAACGGGCGGGCCCCGGTCGCGGAGCTGCCGGAGTTCATCGACCCGGCGGCGCGGCCGGGTCTGTTCCGGCTCCTCGGACCGGCCTTCGAGGCGCTCACGCCCGAGCGGGCGATGCGGGACGCCGACGCCTACCTGCGGTGGCTGGAGCGGTTCCCGGCGGCGGCGGACGGTCCGGTCGCGCTGACCGGCTACTGCATGGGCGCCGGCCTCGCCCTGCGCACGGCCGGCACCTATCCGGACCGGGTCGCCGCGGCGGCCGGCTTCCACGGCGCCAACCTGGCCACCGAGGCACCGGACAGCCCGCACCTGGTGGCCGGCCGGATCACCGCCGAGCTGTACTTCGGCCACGCCGACCAGGACCCGGGCCTGCCCGCCGAGCAGCAGGAACGCCTGACGGCGGCCCTGGCCGGGGCCGGCGTCCGGCACCGCTGCGAGGTCTACGAGGGCGCGCCCCACGGCTACACGCAGGCCGACACCGCGGCGTACGACCCAAAGGCGGCCGAACGGCACTGGGCGGCGCTGCTCGACCTGCTCGAGCGCACGTTCTGA
- a CDS encoding TauD/TfdA dioxygenase family protein — MTTDRAAATCTAADAAGIEVAPAAGHIGAEVHGVDLAGGLDAAQVAAVRAAVLRWKVVFFRGQRLDHAGHVAFARLFGEPVVLPRRGKASPAGHPEVETTADRLELGGRFGMEHDEWLRRRRHTLLRGWHCDHGARVDPPAFTILRAETVPPYGGDTTWSNLAAAYAGLSAPMRAFADGLRAEHRLGVGYQPRPGDDAYVRHLLDHQTATLHPLVRVHPETGERVLFVNGYYVEQIAGLTRPESAAVLELLLEQATRPEYTVRFRWEPGSVAFWDNRATIHLAPSDNAHLDHPRTMHRVMLAGDVPAGVDGSRSEAVVGSEPGRW; from the coding sequence ATGACGACGGACAGGGCAGCGGCGACATGTACGGCGGCGGACGCGGCCGGGATCGAGGTGGCACCGGCCGCCGGACACATCGGCGCCGAGGTCCACGGCGTCGACCTGGCGGGCGGCCTCGACGCGGCGCAGGTCGCGGCGGTCCGGGCGGCGGTGCTGCGCTGGAAGGTGGTGTTCTTCCGCGGCCAGCGCCTCGACCACGCCGGACACGTCGCGTTCGCCCGGCTCTTCGGGGAGCCGGTGGTGCTGCCCCGGCGCGGCAAGGCCTCGCCGGCCGGCCACCCGGAGGTCGAGACGACCGCCGACCGGCTGGAGCTGGGCGGACGCTTCGGCATGGAGCACGACGAGTGGCTGCGGCGCCGGCGCCACACCCTGCTGCGCGGCTGGCACTGCGACCACGGCGCCCGCGTCGACCCGCCGGCCTTCACGATCCTGCGCGCCGAGACGGTCCCGCCGTACGGCGGCGACACCACCTGGTCGAACCTCGCCGCCGCCTACGCCGGGCTCTCCGCGCCGATGCGCGCCTTCGCCGACGGCCTGCGCGCCGAGCACCGGCTCGGCGTCGGCTACCAGCCCAGGCCGGGCGACGACGCCTACGTCCGGCACCTGTTGGACCATCAGACGGCCACCCTGCACCCGCTGGTCCGCGTCCACCCCGAGACGGGGGAGCGGGTGCTGTTCGTCAACGGCTACTACGTCGAGCAGATCGCCGGCCTCACCCGCCCCGAGAGCGCGGCGGTCCTGGAACTGCTGCTGGAGCAGGCCACCCGGCCCGAGTACACCGTCCGCTTCCGCTGGGAGCCGGGCAGCGTCGCCTTCTGGGACAACCGGGCCACCATCCACCTCGCCCCGAGCGACAACGCGCACCTCGACCATCCGCGGACCATGCACCGCGTGATGCTCGCCGGGGACGTACCGGCCGGGGTCGACGGCTCCCGCTCCGAGGCCGTCGTGGGCAGCGAGCCCGGCCGCTGGTGA
- a CDS encoding aldo/keto reductase, with protein sequence MISIPTHTLNDGTALPALGLGTWPMTDDEARRAVREALEAGYRLIDTAANYRNETGVGRGVADSGVPREEIVVTTKLPGRHHGYEETLASFEESRARLGLEYVDLYLIHWPLPRVDEYADSWKAMVKLRDDGLVRSIGVSNFTAGHIERLEKETGVLPSVNQIELHPLFPQEELRAFHERKGIRTESWSPLGRGSDLLDDPAVAAVAGAHGVTPAQAVLRWHTQLGAVPIPKSADPARQRANLDVFGFALDDAQLRAVSDRAHRRIGGDPEAHEEF encoded by the coding sequence GTGATCAGCATCCCGACGCACACGCTCAACGACGGCACCGCGCTCCCGGCGCTGGGGCTCGGCACCTGGCCGATGACGGACGACGAGGCCCGGCGGGCGGTCCGCGAGGCCCTGGAGGCGGGCTACCGTCTGATCGACACGGCGGCCAACTACCGCAACGAGACGGGCGTCGGCCGCGGTGTGGCCGACAGCGGCGTCCCGCGCGAGGAGATCGTGGTGACGACCAAGCTGCCGGGCCGCCACCACGGCTACGAGGAGACACTCGCCTCCTTCGAGGAGTCCCGCGCCCGGCTGGGCCTGGAGTACGTCGACCTGTACCTGATCCACTGGCCACTGCCCCGGGTCGACGAGTACGCCGACTCCTGGAAGGCCATGGTCAAGCTGCGCGACGACGGCCTGGTGCGCTCGATCGGCGTCTCCAACTTCACCGCCGGGCACATCGAGCGGCTGGAGAAGGAGACCGGGGTACTGCCTTCGGTCAACCAGATCGAGCTGCACCCGCTCTTCCCGCAGGAGGAGCTGCGCGCCTTCCACGAGCGCAAGGGCATCCGCACCGAGAGCTGGAGCCCGCTGGGCCGCGGCAGCGACCTGCTGGACGACCCGGCCGTCGCCGCGGTCGCCGGCGCGCACGGCGTGACGCCCGCCCAGGCGGTCCTGCGCTGGCACACGCAGCTCGGCGCGGTCCCCATCCCCAAGTCCGCCGACCCCGCCCGGCAGCGCGCGAACCTGGACGTCTTCGGGTTCGCACTGGACGACGCGCAGCTGCGCGCGGTCTCGGACCGGGCGCACCGCCGGATCGGCGGCGACCCGGAGGCGCACGAGGAGTTCTGA